The genome window GGAAGATTCGGAGCCCGACGAGGGtacggccggccggccgcgccGTCCGGTCTCCTCGTCCGCAACATCTCCCTCACGGCCAGGTGCGCCCTAGTTGCTCCCTAGGCCTGGGCTGTTGGCTCGTTTATCCTAGGGTTCGTGACACAGCGCTATTTGGTTGGGTCGATGCATTAGGCCGTTAATCCTACCTTCGTCAGCGGCGAATTATCCTGTAAATATTTACATTGTTTTGTGGTTGCTGGATGCAAGTACACCTCACTGACTCGGTTGTATGATCAAACGTCTATTTTCCTACCATATGATTGATAATTCTATGCCTATTGGCTTTCGCCCTCGAAGAAAAAATCTGTGCCTATCAGGTGTGTTATTTGACGGTTGCGATGTAAAAACAAACGTTTGTTTTGAGTATTTGATATTCAAGTGCAACCGTGGTCCAATTATCCAAATGTGATGATGGATTGTCTGGTGCTTTTACATTCGGGCAAATGCTTGCTGGAAAATGCAGGAGTGGTCTGTTTCACGTTTGATTTTTGAGTGGACAAGTGCTGTCAAATTGTTGCATCAAGAATGTTGTGCTACGAGAGATAAATCTCTTTGGAGGCCATTCACTAATATGGTTGCACATAATGATGATTAATCATGATCCTTGATGAACCAGTTTGCATTTGATAACATCAACACAATGGACTAACCTTGTTTAGACAATTTTCTTCAACAACTCTATCGCCAGTTTGGATTTCAATTGATATATTGAGGTGAAATGTTGTGAATCATTTTGGAGTTCTCTTTAAGTAGAGCAGAGGTGCATGTACGGAGTTAAGACTCATGATTGCTAGAATTATGCTAGTCCAGAAAAATGGCCTTATTGTGTCTCACTTCACATGCTCATAGATATAGTTTGATTCTTCTAGGGGTTGCTTGGATTGTTAGTTTTAACAAAAAACTGATTTCGCTAAGTCAACTTTGCAACTAACTGTCAAAAACCTTGTTTGTTTAGATTAGGATAAAAAGTGGATAATGATTTCTTGTTTCCCCAAAACTACAAATAATGAGTTTTATGAAATCCCATTCTTGGTTGTTATTCACAAAACTGAACAAGGCATAAATAAATCCCACTTTCCACCAAAGAAGGCATCCGCAAGTCAGGATCCTAACCGAGTAACAAACTAAAATCAACTTTACTAGAAATCACAATAAAACATGTTTTGATTAAACCGATCTTAAATTTCTTAATCCAAACAACCACTTGGGTTTGTTTGGTATCTGTAGTCACAACCATTGATTTATGAATCATATAGGTGATCCGTTGCTGCTTATGTATATGAAAGTTACACAGAAGCATATGTGCAAATGGCACTTCACAAGCGCATATATTAACTTAGGGTGTTTCCATGTCTGTACATTAGGGATTGCAACCTTTGATAACCCATCTATTACAGCTTGATGAACTGGAAtctctttttacctttttaATGTTCCATGTGCATTAATTTCGCTTTTTTGTTACTGTGTCAACGCAATGAATTAGTAGTCACTGCAAAGTAACCATTCTTATATAAATTTCACCCATTGAATTAGTAGTCAATGTGATGCAGTCTCTCTTTTTTGTGTATCCAGATGACTTTACAGTGTAAACTAATTATATTCTGTCGTTTGATTTTCTTCTTTTGTAGGCCAGAAGATCTTCGTGTTCCATTCGAGCAATTTGGCCCTGTAAAAGACATCTACCTTCCAAGGAACTTCCACACCAGGTAAGCTGATGAACAGCTTTTTGAACAGTATGAAATGTGTAGTTGAATTAAGTTAAACGCCTAATAATTTATTCCAGAAGACTGATACACTATTCTGCTTGAGTGATTATTTACAAACTTCGATCCAGGACCGAATATTGGTTTGATCCATATATCCATAACTAATAATGTAGTGTAAACAGGTTGAAATTCTCTCACTGAAGTCATTCTTTTTGTCAGAAAAGGTACCGGATGATGTCATGGTAGAGTGCTTGCTGTATATTACTGTTTTGATAAACAATTCTTTATGTCTTTAGTTGTTCTTTTTAGAGTAAAGATCAGAATGAAAAGCCAGTTGCCGGAACCATGAAGTGTTGGTTTGACTAAATCATGAATTCATGATGAGTTCCATAATCATTAGTGTAATTGGTCAATTTTTACAGGGAATTACGTGGTTTTGGGTTTGTGAAATTCCGCTACCCTGAGGATGCTGCAGTGGCCAAGCAAGAAATGAATCATAAAGTCATTGGCGGTCGAGAGATTTCTATAGTTTATGCTGAGGAGAATAGGAAAACACCACAAGAAATgagcacaagaacaagaacaaggtaCATAAAGTCATAAATTCATCCTTTTCAGTTTGAACCATGTTATGTAACATTAGCATTATGGCAGTAAATTTTGAAATTGGAAGCAAGGCAATGAATTTATTTGTGCTTCTGTTTATATAGTGGTAGGTACATGGATGGGAGCTACACTAGGCCGTCACTATCAAGATCCCCGAGGTCCCGTTACCACTGTAAGTGTGAAGCTGTTTGTGAAATTCATGTCTTACGTTCTTCTATTTCATTATTAAGTACTATTCCTTTCCTGGCAGCCTATTCACCCTCACCTTCTCCAGTTAGGCGTGACTTCAGGTTTGGTCTCAATTTTTTGAATATGCCTTGCACTCCTATTTGTTATTGTTTCATATTGCTTCCTTTTGAACGCCTCCCGGCCGAGTTCATTTATCTGTGCATTGACATATTCTGAGGCACAGATGTTATTTATGCTTTTTTTCTGTTATGAATATATGATTCTGATGACGAACCTTGGGGTTATATGCTATGTTAGTTACACTGCTCCTAGTATTAGTTTTAGTACATCTAACTTTGTTCTGTTTTTTTAAAATCCC of Phragmites australis chromosome 3, lpPhrAust1.1, whole genome shotgun sequence contains these proteins:
- the LOC133912565 gene encoding serine/arginine-rich SC35-like splicing factor SCL28 isoform X4 — protein: MAGYHSRSRSRSYSPQHRRYSRSPPRRKRYDDPRDRYRGSGGGRFGARRGYGRPAAPSGLLVRNISLTARPEDLRVPFEQFGPVKDIYLPRNFHTRELRGFGFVKFRYPEDAAVAKQEMNHKVIGGREISIVYAEENRKTPQEMSTRTRTSGRYMDGSYTRPSLSRSPRSRYHWAGIAVTIIHLGSRTLRILATKADMAGPPVNGRSPSKSRSRS
- the LOC133912565 gene encoding serine/arginine-rich SC35-like splicing factor SCL28 isoform X3, whose product is MAGYHSRSRSRSYSPQHRRYSRSPPRRKRYDDPRDRYRGSGGGRFGARRGYGRPAAPSGLLVRNISLTARPEDLRVPFEQFGPVKDIYLPRNFHTRELRGFGFVKFRYPEDAAVAKQEMNHKVIGGREISIVYAEENRKTPQEMSTRTRTSGRYMDGSYTRPSLSRSPRSRYHSYSPSPSPVRRDFRGRDCRDNYSPGESYSPHPRDKSRHGRPTSEWKEPI
- the LOC133912565 gene encoding serine/arginine-rich SC35-like splicing factor SCL28 isoform X1; translation: MAGYHSRSRSRSYSPQHRRYSRSPPRRKRYDDPRDRYRGSGGGRFGARRGYGRPAAPSGLLVRNISLTARPEDLRVPFEQFGPVKDIYLPRNFHTRELRGFGFVKFRYPEDAAVAKQEMNHKVIGGREISIVYAEENRKTPQEMSTRTRTSGRYMDGSYTRPSLSRSPRSRYHSYSPSPSPVRRDFRGRDCRDNYSPGESYSPHPRDKRYYMSNSRSLSLDGPDRQLSPSNSRHGRPTSEWKEPI
- the LOC133912565 gene encoding serine/arginine-rich SC35-like splicing factor SCL28 isoform X2, with protein sequence MAGYHSRSRSRSYSPQHRRYSRSPPRRKRYDDPRDRYRGSGGGRFGARRGYGRPAAPSGLLVRNISLTARPEDLRVPFEQFGPVKDIYLPRNFHTRELRGFGFVKFRYPEDAAVAKQEMNHKVIGGREISIVYAEENRKTPQEMSTRTRTSGRYMDGSYTRPSLSRSPRSRYHFSWQPIHPHLLQLGVTSGAGIAVTIIHLGSRTLRILATKADMAGPPVNGRSPSKSRSRS